The Notamacropus eugenii isolate mMacEug1 chromosome 4, mMacEug1.pri_v2, whole genome shotgun sequence DNA window AGAACATGGTCACTGTAGGCTTCTTCTCCTGCATGGGGACCCTGTGCATTGGGGCCGCAGCCTTCTCCCAGTACGAGGAGTGGAGTTTCTTCCACGCCTATTACTACTGCTTCATTACCTTGACTACCATAGGGTTTGGGGACTACGTGGCCCTGCAGACCAAGGGCGCCCTCCAGAAGAAGCCACTGTACGTGGCCTTCAGTTTCATGTACATCCTAGTGGGCTTAACAGTCATCGGGGCCTTCCTCAACCTGGTCGTCCTCAGGTTCTTGACCATGAACAGTGAGGACGAGCGGCGAGATGCTGAGGAACGGGCCTCGCTGGCAGGCAATCGCAACAGTATGGTCCTCCACATCCAGGAGGAATCCCAGCATGGCCGGCCACGGTACAAGGCTGAGGTCACGGACCTCCAATCTGTCTGTTCATGCATGTGCTACCGATCCCAGGAGTATACCAGCCGGATGGTGTCCCACCAAAATTCCTTCAGCACCAAGCTGAACCCCCAGTACTTTCACTCCATCTCATACAAGATTGAAGAAATTTCTCCAAGCACATTAAAAAACAGTCTTTTCCCATCCCCTGTTAGCTCCATCTCCCCTGGCCTACACAGCTTTACTGATAACTACAGGCTGATGAGACGGCGGAAgtccatttaggatttttttaagaaagaaaaacaagtcatTTGTCTTCTCTGGCTTTACCTTCCATTGGTCCATCTCTTttgccctcttttttttcctgttcattgTTACCTTTCCCATTCCTTGTTTCTTACTATCCTTTCTTCCTAACCTCCTAAGAGAAATGGAGTAAGACCAAAGGGGGAAGAAATAGCCAGCCCTCCACTGAGACTCAGAACTGCGCATGAAGCATGAACCCTTCCCAGCAAAGTTTGCCTTACATTTCTGCCCCTTCCTTTACCCCCTACCCTTTCACTTTCCTCAACCCTTTTCCTGTCCCCCTACCAGAATGTGAGGTGACACGAGGTGGAGCTGAGTGGGTACCAAAATCCAAAGATGCACACCAAGCTTAGAGAGCCTTTTGGCACCTCGGGGTGCCTCTGATCTAAGTCAttgcttctttttcctcatcaAGGAGCAGGTCACTGcaaatgtgtgtgcatgcgtgtgggTGCGCACATGGGGCGAGTGTGCAGTGTGTGTGCAGTTAgttccacaaaacaaaacaaaaaaccacaaacATCAGGtattaattttttcccttcagaAGATAGTATTAAAAGGCCCGTTTTCAACTTTCTGACTGCTTCCACgtggaaagaaagaagggcaaaACAGCCAAAATGAGGTGATTTTGCCAAAATGAAGCATGTGCCATGAGCAGTCTATAGCCCAGGTGCATCATGGTCATTTCCTTCACTTCCAAGTTCTAAAttgtattaacatttttttctttccagggggagatgggtggggaaaagaaaagaaggatcaTTTTAGCTTGCcagttcaaaattttttaaaaagcatgcaCTTTGTAAAACTGGTATGCATTATAAACACAGGGGAAAACAGCAACAAACAGTGGAACCAGTATTCAAAAGCAAATACTCtcattaatttattaaatgccattttatttttgtcatttcctccagTTCCAACAATTTACCAGGCAACTGAAATttcagggaaaatggaaaattgtTGGAGCCACGAAATggcaattttattctttttctcttatttatacaattattattattaattattattatttttgtgcaGCATCTACCTGCATgaatagaaattatatttttggAATTCTTGAAAAAGGATGGGTATGAATAGGTGgatgtcttttttcccccctcaatAAACAGTGGCAGGAcattccctgttttttttttttaaatacaacaacaaaaaaatgtctttaaatgctTTTGATTGGTAAATAAGGGAATACTAATGCTGGTCTCAGgaagaatttcaagggaaagtATCTTGTGTTTTGGCCTACAGGGAATTTTCAACTCTCCTGAAGAGTTAGGCCTAAAAATGCTGGCCTGTTAGTAATGGAAGATGATAGGTACAGactcattgagaaaaaaaatcattctgtggTATAAACTCCATGCTTTTCCTGGCCTTCACCTGTCCATGCCCCCTCCCAtccaaaacaaaaatccaaactGGGTATAGTGGCTATGCCATTCTGGACTTGGGGATATTGTCTTActttcatgaaaaagaaaaggttgtTTTGATAAATTTTGTAGCAGGACTGCCCTTTTCTAGGTTTGATTATGCATTCCAGATTTTGGGGTCAGAAAATATTGCTGCCATACCTGTGAATGACAGCTTGGTCTCAGAGCTAACTAAGCATATTTGAGTTTCCGCTTTCcagtttcaaaaattcttttggaATCATCTTTCTGCTCCCAAGGCCTCCAGCCCTTGCCCTCCTCCATTGCAGGCTTCTAGTATCCAAGCAATAAATTCCTTGGGTGTTATCCCAGGGTACCACATGGAGGGGAGTCCAGAAGGGGTACCCACTGAAGAGGATGTTGTACCTTGGTTTAGCACTGTAGAGATGGGGGACGTGATTGCCACTGAAACACCCCAAAGGATTTGACCCAATGAGATAAAAAACCAACTAACAACTCCCCAAATGCCACTGAACCCAAGAATTATGGTCATTGAAccaaaagggaagagggagagagatactTCATGAGAAGTTATTGATGCTTGGGAAAATCCTTTCCCTTGGTCTCAGCATCTTCTGTAAATGGAGTTGGATGAGATAATCTTTAACATCCCTTCCTGCCCTATATCCTTGAATTATTGTTTTCCTTCAGCCTGAAAAAGTATCTCCTGCCTTaagacaaagagaaggagaggagagctcTGCCAGCTGTCTAGCAAGCAAACTGAGCTATCTCCTTTAACCTGCCCTCTGTCTCAGGCATTTGGCTTTggggaaaaatacacacacacatacatacacatatgcatgtatacatatgtattacatatatatatatatatatacactatgtgtaatgtaatataaatgtttatttggaGGCTGACCAATTCAAGTTTCCCAAGGCTTTCCAGGGAACtaactcaaaataaacaaaaatcactTCGCATGACTTCATTGGTCATGCTAAACATGGAGGGGAATTTTGAATGCATTCTATTTGATAATAACTTGTATatgaaaattttctaaaaataggttctttaaaaaaaattataacagtcCTGTGTACAAGGAGTAATATTCCTAttctgtagatgaagaaactgaggtttggaaaaGCCAAGTGACTCTGTGTACTAAGGTTATATGACTAAGGAGTAGCAGGTAGggttaggacttgaactcaggacccAGAATGGTGGAACCTCAGGCTGTGAGgagatctcaaaggtcatctaatccaacatgtAACTTATCGGCTATTCCCTCTACATTCCCATTCCAGCTTCTGATTGAAGACTCCCAGACTACTGAATGTTAGGTCAGGGGTCCTAGTACCCTTCCGTGGTCCTCTGAGAGGAGAATCAGCAGCCCTCTGGTAGCACCTTCAATGGAAGCCACTCATGTTTTTAATCCATCACattagccaaattacagaatttgaAGAGGTTGCTTGGGTGATgggcaagattaaaaaaaattaactctcaTGCTATTGATGCATTTCTGAACTAAGGTATATGAATACTAGGGGCtagatttgtttctattttttcttcaccTTGACCCTCCATCCCTGACTCCAACTTTTGGAATGGAGTATAAGAATAAAATTGTGGTTTGATTCcattggaggaaaataaaacaaaagcaatatATCTAATAGAAAATAGACCTTTTACCATCATGGCATTTGGTCATAAGGTAGGTATTTTGCATTAATTTTGAATTTGGCTTCTGGAAGACCTTGAGTACCACTTGGCTTTCCCCTGAGGGCCTCAAAATTGCCGCCATTTTATTCCTAGGAAATGATGACCTTGGAAAGATCAAGCCAAAGTTTGCAATGTAGAATTAGACTTTGAGCCTAAAATTACTGGTATATCCAGTAGAGATCACTGTCTTCATTAGGATGGTAGAATATTGGATCTGCTAGGAAtcttagaaaatagaatattcattcttaaaataCGGACTATAAGAATCCAAAATAAAAGGGAACCATTAACCCTACCCCTTAGAGATGAGGGAACTTAAGACCCATGAAtaatccaaggtcacacataatGAGCCAGTAGCAGGATAGAATTATTTGGAACCAAAATTTATTGgcacatttttaagcac harbors:
- the KCNK9 gene encoding potassium channel subfamily K member 9, giving the protein MAGYGHAAPGTDAGKAFCMFYAVLGIPLTLVMFQSLGERMNTFVKYLLKRIKKCCGMRSTEVSMENMVTVGFFSCMGTLCIGAAAFSQYEEWSFFHAYYYCFITLTTIGFGDYVALQTKGALQKKPLYVAFSFMYILVGLTVIGAFLNLVVLRFLTMNSEDERRDAEERASLAGNRNSMVLHIQEESQHGRPRYKAEVTDLQSVCSCMCYRSQEYTSRMVSHQNSFSTKLNPQYFHSISYKIEEISPSTLKNSLFPSPVSSISPGLHSFTDNYRLMRRRKSI